One stretch of Caldinitratiruptor microaerophilus DNA includes these proteins:
- the obgE gene encoding GTPase ObgE: MFVDLARIYVKGGDGGRGSNAMRREKFVPEGGPFGGDGGKGGDVVLVVDPGLRTLLDFKYQRHYRAERGEHGKGKGMHGRDGEDLVVKVPPGTVVRDAETGEVLFDLVEPGQRAVVARGGRGGRGNMHFATPTHRAPTMYEEGEPGEERWLLLELKVVADVGLVGYPNAGKSTLLAHTTAARPRIADYPFTTLTPNLGVVEVGDGRSFVMADIPGLIEGAHAGVGLGHEFLRHVERTRVLIQVVDGSGIEGRDPLADYETIRKELALYSPVLAERPHVVAFNKMDLAEARAHLPSFEAAMASRGIRVFPISAATGQGVGALLLAVADLLDAVRAEGPAVVPDAGEAAERVFRAADEAAFTIRRRPDAAWVVKGKAIERLAAMTPWNNEEAVRRFLRILRRSGIEAELRARGARDGDTVEIAGVEFELSGGEPEA, encoded by the coding sequence GTGTTCGTGGACCTTGCCAGGATCTACGTGAAGGGCGGCGACGGGGGCCGCGGCTCGAACGCGATGCGGCGCGAGAAGTTCGTGCCCGAGGGTGGCCCGTTCGGCGGCGACGGCGGCAAGGGAGGCGACGTCGTCCTCGTGGTCGACCCGGGCCTGCGCACCCTCCTCGACTTCAAGTACCAGCGCCACTACCGGGCGGAGCGGGGCGAGCACGGCAAGGGCAAGGGCATGCACGGCCGGGACGGGGAGGACCTCGTCGTGAAGGTGCCCCCTGGCACGGTCGTCCGGGATGCCGAGACGGGGGAGGTCCTGTTCGACCTGGTCGAGCCGGGTCAGCGGGCCGTCGTCGCCCGCGGCGGTCGGGGCGGCCGCGGCAACATGCACTTCGCCACCCCGACCCACCGGGCTCCGACCATGTATGAAGAAGGGGAACCCGGTGAGGAGCGCTGGCTGCTCCTCGAGCTCAAGGTGGTGGCCGACGTCGGGCTGGTCGGCTACCCCAACGCCGGCAAGTCGACCCTCCTGGCCCACACCACCGCGGCCCGGCCCCGCATCGCCGACTATCCCTTCACCACCCTGACGCCCAACCTCGGGGTGGTGGAGGTGGGGGACGGCCGCAGCTTCGTCATGGCGGACATCCCCGGGCTCATCGAGGGAGCCCACGCCGGGGTCGGCCTCGGGCACGAGTTCCTCCGCCACGTCGAGCGGACCCGGGTCCTCATCCAGGTGGTCGACGGCAGCGGGATCGAGGGGCGCGACCCCCTGGCCGACTACGAGACCATCCGGAAGGAGCTCGCCCTGTACAGCCCGGTGCTGGCCGAGCGCCCCCACGTCGTGGCCTTCAACAAGATGGACCTGGCGGAGGCGCGGGCCCACCTCCCGTCGTTCGAAGCCGCGATGGCGTCGCGCGGGATCCGCGTGTTCCCGATCTCCGCCGCCACGGGCCAGGGCGTGGGCGCCCTGCTGCTCGCGGTGGCGGACCTGCTCGACGCGGTGCGGGCCGAGGGCCCGGCGGTGGTGCCGGACGCCGGCGAGGCCGCAGAGCGCGTCTTCCGCGCGGCGGACGAGGCGGCCTTCACCATCCGCCGGCGGCCTGACGCCGCCTGGGTCGTGAAGGGCAAGGCGATCGAGCGGCTGGCGGCCATGACGCCCTGGAACAACGAGGAGGCGGTGCGCCGCTTCCTGCGGATCCTGCGCCGGAGCGGCATCGAGGCGGAGCTGCGGGCCAGGGGGGCCAGGGACGGCGACACCGTGGAGATCGCCGGGGTGGAGTTCGAGCTCTCGGGCGGGGAGCCCGAAGCCTGA
- the rpmA gene encoding 50S ribosomal protein L27: MYLQYFAHKKGVGSSRNGRDSNPKFLGVKRYGGQVVTAGSILVRQRGTRFHPGRNVRRGGDDTLFATADGVVVFGRGPQGRKVVSVVPLEQASV; encoded by the coding sequence ATGTATCTCCAGTACTTCGCGCACAAGAAGGGCGTGGGCAGCTCCCGCAACGGGCGGGACTCCAACCCGAAGTTCCTTGGCGTGAAGCGGTACGGCGGGCAGGTGGTCACCGCCGGCAGCATCCTCGTGCGCCAGCGGGGCACCCGGTTCCACCCGGGTCGCAACGTCCGCCGGGGTGGTGACGACACCCTCTTCGCCACCGCCGACGGCGTGGTGGTCTTCGGGAGGGGCCCCCAGGGCCGCAAGGTCGTGAGTGTGGTACCGCTCGAGCAGGCCTCGGTCTGA
- a CDS encoding ribosomal-processing cysteine protease Prp, producing the protein MIRVRVRRDEAGRITGFTVQGHAGFAEAGRDIVCAGVTAVVFTALLGLRSVARIPHAVRQEDREGYVDCRLEPGTPEAERTAQAILETMVLGLRDIEKDYGGYVRVTEGG; encoded by the coding sequence ATGATCCGGGTCCGGGTCCGGCGGGACGAGGCCGGGCGCATCACCGGTTTCACGGTCCAGGGCCACGCGGGGTTCGCGGAGGCCGGCCGGGACATCGTCTGCGCCGGGGTCACGGCGGTGGTGTTCACCGCCCTCCTGGGTCTCCGCTCCGTGGCCCGGATTCCCCACGCGGTCCGGCAGGAGGACCGGGAGGGGTACGTCGACTGCCGGCTGGAGCCCGGCACGCCCGAGGCGGAGCGGACCGCGCAGGCGATCCTGGAGACGATGGTGCTCGGGCTCCGGGACATCGAGAAGGATTACGGCGGCTACGTCCGGGTGACGGAGGGGGGATAG
- the rplU gene encoding 50S ribosomal protein L21, with the protein MYAIIETGGKQYRVAPGDKIRVERLPAGEGETVTFDRVLAVERDGEFRVGTPTVPGARVSARVVGHGKGPKILVFKFRAKSNYRRRQGHRQPFTELQIESIEG; encoded by the coding sequence CTGTACGCCATCATCGAGACCGGCGGCAAGCAGTACCGCGTGGCGCCCGGGGACAAGATCCGGGTGGAGCGGCTCCCCGCCGGCGAGGGGGAGACGGTCACGTTCGACCGGGTGCTCGCGGTCGAGCGGGACGGGGAGTTCCGGGTCGGCACGCCCACGGTGCCGGGCGCCCGGGTGAGCGCCCGGGTGGTGGGCCACGGCAAGGGGCCCAAGATCCTGGTCTTCAAGTTCCGGGCCAAGTCGAACTACCGCCGCCGCCAGGGTCACCGCCAGCCGTTCACGGAGCTTCAGATCGAGAGCATCGAGGGTTAG
- a CDS encoding Rne/Rng family ribonuclease has product MSKEILVSVDVDGVRAAMREDGQVVELLFERAVRQQLVGNIYKGRVQNVLPGMQAAFVDIGLERNAFLFVDDAIPPGLEVDGAPPAIRDVVRPGQELLVQVVKEPSGTKGPRVTRHVTLPGRYLVLMPSVEFVGVSRRITKERERERLKALAESLRPPGMGLIVRTVAEGASEAEFRRDIEYLVRLWQGVEARARAAEARSLVHRDLGLVQRVVRDWLDDDVTELYIDSPSDYERVLEWLELMAPHLRSRVRLYTPTTVSLFDRYGVEQEIERALRRKVWLRSGGYLVIDRTEALTAIDVNTGKFVGTTDLRDTVLRTNLEAAAEIARQLRLRDIGGIVVVDFIDMDLPEDRQRVLEALEEALARDRTRTNVLGLTQLGLVELTRKKSRQTLDEILLRPCPHCDGRGRVPAEDTLARRARAEIRRTLLTSAAEAILVELHPSVAALVIGPGGAHLRQLERELGRSIFVRGNSQVDPGDLRIRALGSLAEVEAQALPVRPGQVLTVTVEEPHVTNPGDGIARLDGYVIDIDGAGGMVGRQVQVEVVRAFRTYARARLV; this is encoded by the coding sequence TTGTCCAAGGAGATCCTGGTGAGCGTCGACGTCGACGGGGTCCGGGCGGCGATGCGGGAGGACGGCCAGGTCGTCGAGCTCCTGTTCGAGCGCGCGGTCCGGCAGCAGCTCGTCGGCAACATCTACAAGGGCCGGGTGCAGAACGTCCTGCCCGGCATGCAGGCCGCCTTCGTGGACATCGGCCTGGAGCGCAACGCCTTCCTCTTCGTCGACGACGCCATCCCTCCGGGTCTGGAGGTGGACGGCGCGCCGCCGGCGATCCGGGACGTCGTGAGGCCCGGCCAGGAGCTGCTGGTGCAGGTCGTCAAGGAGCCCAGCGGGACGAAGGGCCCCCGGGTGACCCGTCACGTGACCCTGCCGGGCCGGTACCTGGTCCTGATGCCCAGCGTGGAGTTCGTCGGGGTGAGCCGGCGGATCACGAAGGAGCGCGAGCGGGAGCGGCTGAAGGCCCTCGCCGAGTCCCTGCGGCCCCCGGGGATGGGCCTCATCGTCCGGACGGTCGCCGAGGGGGCCAGCGAGGCCGAGTTCCGGCGCGACATCGAGTACCTGGTCCGCCTCTGGCAGGGCGTTGAGGCCCGGGCCCGCGCGGCGGAGGCCCGCTCCCTGGTCCACCGGGACCTCGGCCTGGTGCAGCGGGTGGTGCGGGACTGGCTCGACGACGACGTGACGGAGCTCTACATCGACTCCCCGTCCGACTACGAGCGGGTGCTGGAGTGGCTGGAGTTGATGGCCCCGCACCTGCGCTCCCGGGTCCGCCTCTACACGCCCACCACCGTGTCCCTCTTCGACCGGTACGGCGTGGAGCAGGAGATCGAGCGGGCGCTGCGGCGCAAGGTGTGGCTGCGGTCGGGCGGGTACCTGGTCATCGACCGGACCGAGGCCCTCACGGCGATCGACGTGAACACCGGCAAGTTCGTGGGAACCACGGACCTGCGGGACACCGTGCTGCGCACGAACCTCGAGGCGGCGGCGGAGATCGCCCGGCAGCTGCGCCTGCGGGACATCGGGGGCATCGTGGTGGTGGACTTCATCGACATGGACCTGCCCGAGGACCGGCAGCGGGTTCTCGAGGCGCTCGAGGAGGCCCTGGCGCGGGACCGCACCCGCACGAACGTGCTGGGCCTCACGCAGCTGGGCCTTGTCGAGCTGACCCGCAAGAAGTCCCGGCAGACCCTGGACGAGATCCTCCTGCGGCCGTGCCCGCACTGCGACGGGCGCGGCCGGGTCCCCGCCGAGGACACGCTGGCCCGCCGGGCGCGGGCGGAGATCCGGCGCACCCTCCTGACCTCGGCCGCCGAGGCGATCCTGGTGGAGCTGCACCCGTCGGTGGCGGCGCTGGTGATCGGGCCCGGGGGCGCGCACCTGCGCCAGCTCGAGCGGGAGCTGGGGCGGTCGATCTTCGTGCGCGGCAATTCGCAGGTCGACCCGGGCGACCTGCGCATCCGGGCCCTCGGCAGCCTGGCGGAGGTGGAGGCGCAGGCCCTGCCGGTCCGCCCGGGACAGGTGCTGACCGTCACCGTGGAGGAGCCGCACGTGACCAACCCCGGCGACGGCATCGCCCGGCTGGACGGGTACGTGATCGACATCGACGGCGCCGGCGGGATGGTCGGCCGGCAGGTGCAGGTGGAGGTGGTCCGGGCCTTCCGGACCTACGCCCGCGCCCGACTGGTGTGA
- a CDS encoding site-2 protease family protein, translated as MRLRLGPALRLEVDPLFVVLLAVPVFLGYPVHGLLVAGSLAAHELAHLLVAAVMGVEVESLRLSPVGGSLRLAVDLGQEPQIEVPVALAGPVQSFFLAGLGHLLRGAPLWDQALVEFFLNLNLSLGFFNLLPALPLDGGRALRGLLAHRHGPAQVTRWMAAAGRVSGVVLFAAGVLAAGAGRPLWTALVGGPLIFLEAGREQEALLYRSMRSLLRRRGGLRERRVIPARTLVALGSCRLREVLPHLASRSYQLVLVVDESLEPLGTLTETRLVEAFTHLGPEATLAALLERR; from the coding sequence GTGCGGCTGCGGCTGGGCCCGGCGCTTCGCCTGGAGGTCGACCCTCTGTTCGTGGTGCTCCTGGCCGTGCCGGTCTTCCTGGGGTACCCGGTGCACGGCCTGCTCGTCGCGGGTTCCCTGGCCGCGCACGAGCTGGCGCACCTCCTGGTGGCGGCGGTCATGGGGGTGGAGGTCGAGTCCCTGCGGCTCTCCCCCGTGGGCGGTTCCCTGCGCCTGGCCGTCGACCTCGGCCAGGAGCCGCAGATCGAGGTCCCCGTCGCCCTGGCAGGGCCCGTGCAGAGCTTCTTCCTGGCCGGCCTCGGCCACCTTCTCCGGGGCGCGCCCCTGTGGGACCAGGCCCTGGTCGAGTTCTTCCTGAACCTGAACCTTTCCCTCGGCTTCTTCAACCTGCTCCCGGCCCTGCCCCTCGACGGCGGCCGGGCGCTGCGCGGTCTCCTGGCCCACCGTCACGGACCCGCCCAGGTCACCCGCTGGATGGCGGCGGCCGGACGGGTCAGCGGGGTGGTCCTGTTCGCCGCCGGCGTGCTGGCGGCGGGGGCAGGGCGTCCGCTCTGGACCGCCCTGGTCGGCGGTCCCCTCATCTTCCTGGAGGCCGGCCGGGAGCAGGAGGCGCTCCTCTACCGGTCCATGCGTAGCCTCCTGCGGCGCCGGGGGGGTCTACGGGAGCGCCGGGTGATCCCGGCGCGCACCCTGGTGGCGCTTGGCAGCTGCCGGCTCCGCGAGGTGCTCCCGCACCTGGCGTCCCGCAGCTACCAGCTCGTCCTCGTGGTGGACGAGTCGCTGGAGCCGCTGGGCACCCTGACGGAGACGCGTCTCGTCGAGGCTTTCACGCACCTGGGTCCCGAGGCGACCCTCGCCGCCTTGCTGGAGCGCCGGTGA